In Arsenicicoccus sp. oral taxon 190, the following are encoded in one genomic region:
- a CDS encoding NERD domain-containing protein, which translates to MDPQHDTNSEREVWERLVRTLPDDAVVLSGLRLTDEDKDHEADLILLLPGEGVVVVEVKGGSCSLDDEGRWWTTSGHGRRRIYPVDQARQTRYAIRRYVEQDPRWRDSLRTRIRWSHAVVMPYTSIDDDFATPDCPRWLIHGRQDLGGLADRLRAIPARDSGRRAPTSADIDLIVEILRGRRLPVEDVTADADERASRADRLTVEQATLLGVTRLLNRVEVRGGAGSGKTVLALAQAKDLTRGREERAPQRVALLCYSIGLAEYFRRELKGLSRKRAPAFVGTFEELGRSWGAEGGTRQDGDFWERRLPDRMTELAAALPDHERFDAVIVDEAQDFADGWWRPLMNALRDEETGGLYVYTDENQRVFARFGRPPVPLVPLVLDHNLRNTRQIADVFAPLTPMRMRPMGGDGPAARLVPCSAEEAVGRADDVVEELLDRGWRQQDVALITTGSRHPVQVERFDEADPRAYWRSFWEDDDVFYGHVLGCKGLERRVVVLCVNESEPRDRAREKLYVGMSRATDELVVVGDPEVIRQAAGNAVLDRLLAP; encoded by the coding sequence GTGGATCCGCAGCACGACACCAACAGCGAGCGGGAGGTGTGGGAGCGGCTGGTCCGCACCCTGCCCGACGACGCGGTGGTCCTGTCGGGGTTGCGGCTCACCGACGAGGACAAGGACCACGAGGCCGATCTCATCCTGCTGCTGCCCGGGGAGGGGGTCGTCGTGGTCGAGGTCAAGGGAGGCAGCTGCTCGCTGGACGACGAGGGCCGGTGGTGGACGACCTCGGGTCACGGCCGTCGACGGATCTACCCCGTCGATCAGGCGCGTCAGACCCGATACGCAATCAGGCGTTATGTCGAGCAGGACCCACGGTGGCGCGACTCGTTGCGCACCCGGATCCGGTGGAGCCATGCCGTGGTCATGCCCTACACGTCGATCGACGACGACTTCGCGACGCCGGACTGCCCGCGGTGGCTCATCCACGGCCGTCAGGATCTGGGCGGCCTGGCAGATCGGTTGCGCGCCATACCTGCTCGTGACTCCGGGCGCCGTGCCCCGACCTCCGCCGACATCGACCTGATCGTCGAGATCCTGCGCGGCAGAAGGCTCCCCGTCGAGGATGTCACCGCCGACGCGGACGAGCGCGCCTCTCGCGCAGACCGACTCACCGTGGAGCAGGCGACGCTGCTGGGGGTGACGCGGCTGCTCAACCGGGTCGAGGTGCGCGGAGGCGCGGGGAGCGGCAAGACCGTCCTGGCGCTCGCCCAGGCCAAGGATCTGACGCGCGGCCGCGAGGAGCGGGCCCCACAGCGGGTGGCCCTGCTGTGCTACTCGATCGGTCTGGCGGAGTACTTCCGTCGAGAGCTGAAAGGCTTGAGCCGCAAGCGGGCTCCCGCCTTCGTGGGGACCTTCGAGGAGCTGGGTCGGTCCTGGGGCGCCGAGGGCGGCACCCGGCAGGACGGTGACTTCTGGGAGCGTCGCCTGCCCGACCGTATGACGGAGCTGGCCGCCGCCCTGCCCGACCACGAGAGGTTCGACGCCGTCATCGTCGACGAGGCGCAGGACTTCGCCGACGGGTGGTGGCGGCCACTCATGAACGCGCTGAGGGACGAGGAGACCGGCGGGCTGTACGTCTACACCGACGAGAACCAGCGCGTCTTCGCGCGATTCGGCCGGCCGCCGGTGCCTCTCGTGCCCCTGGTCCTGGACCACAACCTGCGCAACACCCGCCAGATCGCCGACGTCTTCGCGCCGCTGACGCCCATGCGGATGCGCCCGATGGGTGGGGACGGGCCTGCCGCCCGTCTCGTGCCGTGCTCCGCCGAGGAGGCGGTCGGTCGCGCCGACGACGTCGTCGAGGAGCTCCTGGACCGGGGGTGGCGTCAGCAGGACGTCGCGCTCATCACCACGGGCTCGCGCCACCCCGTGCAGGTGGAGCGGTTCGACGAGGCGGATCCGCGCGCCTACTGGCGGTCGTTCTGGGAGGACGACGACGTGTTCTACGGCCACGTGCTGGGCTGCAAGGGGCTCGAGCGACGCGTGGTGGTGCTCTGCGTCAACGAGTCCGAGCCACGCGACCGTGCCCGGGAGAAGCTCTACGTCGGGATGTCCCGAGCCACCGACGAGCTGGTCGTGGTCGGCGACCCCGAGGTCATCCGCCAGGCGGCCGGCAACGCGGTCCTGGACCGCCTCCTCGCGCCCTGA
- a CDS encoding IclR family transcriptional regulator → MELGFRAVEANPVTALARPILQGLVDAQHDTVHLGVRDEDAVLYLDKISGSRGAEMRSRVGQRMPLTRTGVGKALLIDAPGQWADLHDRDHAGPVTAQSREDFLRRMSTYADAGVAWDLEENEVGIRCVAAPVRDASGSIVAAISMSATNPYMPAARMRALSGVMRETAHAISRTLGHQVHT, encoded by the coding sequence ATGGAGCTGGGTTTCCGGGCCGTCGAGGCCAACCCCGTCACGGCCCTCGCCCGCCCCATCCTGCAGGGGCTCGTGGACGCCCAGCACGACACCGTGCACCTGGGTGTGCGCGACGAGGACGCCGTCCTCTATCTGGACAAGATCTCGGGGTCCCGGGGTGCCGAGATGCGCTCCCGGGTCGGCCAGCGCATGCCCCTGACCCGGACCGGTGTCGGCAAGGCCCTGCTGATCGACGCCCCTGGCCAGTGGGCCGACCTGCACGACCGCGACCACGCCGGGCCGGTCACCGCACAGTCACGCGAGGACTTCCTGCGGCGGATGAGCACGTATGCCGATGCCGGCGTCGCCTGGGATCTGGAGGAGAACGAGGTGGGCATCCGTTGCGTCGCCGCACCTGTGCGCGACGCGTCGGGATCGATCGTGGCCGCGATCAGCATGTCCGCGACCAATCCCTACATGCCCGCCGCGCGGATGCGCGCGCTGAGCGGCGTCATGCGGGAAACCGCGCACGCCATCTCCCGGACCCTCGGCCATCAGGTGCACACCTGA
- a CDS encoding 2-dehydro-3-deoxy-6-phosphogalactonate aldolase: MTIDTTRAGHGLIAILRGVRPAEAVDVATALYDKGIRVIEVPLNSPDPTDSITAIRDALPGDALVGAGTVLTVDDVRRVHEAGGQLVVSPAMDQSIIRATVDAGLVSCPGVATPTEAFAALAAGAHVLKVFPAEQVGIAGVKAWMSVLPKGTAVVPVGGITPASMEESWPIGVTGFGIGSALYRAGLTPSEVADRATDFVAALAALTSKEQS; this comes from the coding sequence ATGACCATCGATACCACCCGAGCCGGACACGGTCTCATCGCGATCCTGCGAGGCGTCCGCCCCGCCGAGGCAGTGGACGTCGCGACCGCGCTCTACGACAAGGGGATCCGCGTGATCGAGGTCCCCCTCAACTCCCCGGACCCCACCGACTCGATCACCGCGATCCGCGACGCGCTGCCGGGCGACGCGCTCGTGGGGGCGGGCACGGTGCTGACGGTCGACGACGTCCGGCGCGTCCACGAGGCGGGGGGCCAGCTCGTGGTCTCGCCCGCGATGGACCAGAGCATCATCCGCGCCACGGTCGATGCCGGCTTGGTCAGCTGCCCCGGAGTCGCCACCCCCACCGAGGCGTTCGCTGCCCTGGCCGCAGGAGCCCACGTGCTCAAGGTCTTTCCCGCCGAGCAGGTCGGCATCGCAGGCGTCAAGGCGTGGATGTCGGTGCTGCCCAAGGGGACAGCGGTGGTGCCGGTCGGCGGCATCACCCCGGCGTCGATGGAGGAATCGTGGCCGATCGGGGTCACCGGGTTCGGGATCGGGTCGGCGCTTTATCGCGCGGGCCTGACGCCGAGCGAGGTGGCCGACCGCGCAACAGATTTCGTCGCGGCACTCGCCGCGCTCACCAGCAAGGAGCAGTCATGA
- a CDS encoding helix-turn-helix domain-containing protein codes for MTTGPASQPLSSPEARALAADPQGAQTLMRGLVLVRAVAVGARTLQRASDATGITRSTCHRLL; via the coding sequence GTGACCACGGGACCAGCGAGCCAACCCCTCTCCTCCCCCGAGGCGCGCGCCCTCGCCGCGGACCCTCAGGGGGCACAGACCCTCATGCGTGGACTCGTCCTGGTGCGAGCGGTCGCGGTGGGCGCGCGGACCCTGCAACGCGCGAGCGACGCCACCGGCATCACCCGGTCGACCTGCCACCGGCTGCTCTAA
- a CDS encoding 2-dehydro-3-deoxygalactonokinase, with amino-acid sequence MSTAALIGLDWGTTAFRAYLFASDGAVLDQAASCEGINALQRHGREEFAKALDRLVGRWLTDAMDIPILAAGMVGSRQGWLETPYVPAPADLRLIPDRLARAPHARARVLIVPGMVDAGPLPSVMRGEETQLVGVLAEHVWAGADSSRRLVVLPGTHTKWVSLEGPAVVSIATTMTGEIYDLLRSGSILASTMEDADRPYDEVFRAAVHLARDSGVGATSTVFSTRSLGLLERLAPGQQADHLSGLLIGHELLDRERVCGAPEVWTLAGSDELCRRYQLAAAELGWPPAALGAASAQRGLWRIATAAELVNRTPAGGLA; translated from the coding sequence ATGAGCACTGCAGCACTGATCGGCCTGGACTGGGGCACGACCGCCTTCCGGGCCTACCTCTTCGCCAGCGACGGCGCCGTCCTTGACCAGGCCGCCTCCTGCGAGGGCATCAACGCCCTGCAGCGGCACGGGCGTGAGGAGTTCGCCAAGGCTCTCGACCGCCTCGTGGGCCGGTGGTTGACGGACGCGATGGACATCCCCATCCTCGCTGCGGGCATGGTGGGCAGCCGGCAGGGCTGGCTGGAGACGCCCTACGTCCCGGCCCCGGCCGACCTGCGTCTGATCCCGGACCGCCTCGCCCGGGCGCCTCATGCCCGCGCCCGAGTGCTCATCGTGCCCGGGATGGTCGACGCCGGACCCCTCCCGTCGGTCATGCGCGGTGAGGAGACCCAGCTGGTGGGCGTCCTGGCCGAGCACGTCTGGGCGGGCGCTGACTCCTCCCGCCGACTGGTCGTGCTGCCCGGGACGCACACCAAGTGGGTGTCTCTCGAGGGCCCGGCCGTGGTCAGCATCGCCACCACGATGACCGGGGAGATCTACGATCTCCTGCGCTCCGGCAGCATCCTCGCCAGCACCATGGAGGACGCCGATCGTCCGTACGACGAGGTCTTCCGGGCCGCCGTGCACCTGGCCCGGGACTCCGGGGTGGGGGCCACCTCGACCGTCTTCTCCACCCGCAGCCTCGGGCTCCTCGAGCGCCTGGCGCCCGGCCAGCAGGCGGATCACCTCTCCGGGCTGCTGATCGGGCACGAGCTCCTGGACCGCGAGCGGGTCTGCGGCGCACCGGAGGTCTGGACGCTGGCCGGCTCCGACGAGCTGTGCCGCCGTTATCAGCTCGCGGCTGCCGAGCTGGGCTGGCCGCCGGCCGCGCTCGGTGCCGCGTCCGCCCAGCGCGGCCTGTGGCGCATCGCCACGGCCGCTGAGCTGGTGAACCGCACTCCTGCAGGAGGACTCGCATGA
- a CDS encoding substrate-binding domain-containing protein — MSLIKITGAVAVAAALTLTAACNRGSSSDSSSAGGSGGGAGKSMTLALSTLNNPFFIDVRDGAQEAAKAAGVSLDVVDAQNDAATQANQLADAATKSPAAVLINPVDSDAAAAAVKPVLNAKVPVIAVDRAVNGAEVASSVSSDNVDGGKQAAKALAASISGKGEILVLQGVPGTSASRDRGQGFEEGIKAFPDIKVVGKQPADFDRTKGLNVTTNLLQSHPGVVAIFAENDEMALGAVQALGAKAGQQVKVFGFDGTADGLKAIKEGKMVGSIAQQPKELGKTAVQMALKAANKESVEKAVPVPVKSVTSANVAEYLK; from the coding sequence ATGTCCCTCATCAAGATCACTGGAGCCGTCGCCGTCGCCGCGGCGCTCACCCTCACCGCCGCCTGCAACCGGGGGAGCTCGAGCGACTCCTCGAGCGCGGGGGGCTCGGGCGGCGGGGCAGGCAAGTCCATGACGCTCGCCCTGTCCACGCTGAACAACCCCTTCTTCATCGACGTGCGCGACGGGGCCCAGGAAGCAGCCAAGGCGGCGGGGGTCAGCCTCGACGTGGTCGACGCGCAGAACGACGCCGCCACGCAGGCCAACCAGCTGGCCGACGCCGCCACCAAGTCGCCGGCAGCGGTCCTGATCAACCCGGTGGACTCCGACGCCGCAGCCGCCGCGGTGAAGCCGGTGCTCAACGCGAAGGTGCCGGTCATCGCGGTGGACCGTGCGGTCAACGGCGCCGAGGTCGCCAGTTCGGTCTCGTCCGACAACGTCGACGGCGGCAAGCAGGCGGCCAAGGCGCTGGCTGCGTCGATCAGCGGCAAGGGCGAGATCCTCGTCCTCCAGGGCGTGCCGGGCACGTCGGCGAGCCGCGACCGAGGTCAGGGATTCGAGGAGGGCATCAAGGCCTTCCCGGACATCAAGGTGGTCGGCAAGCAGCCCGCCGACTTCGACCGGACGAAGGGGCTGAACGTCACCACCAACCTGCTGCAGAGCCACCCCGGCGTCGTGGCGATCTTCGCCGAGAACGACGAGATGGCCCTCGGGGCCGTGCAGGCGCTGGGCGCCAAGGCCGGCCAGCAGGTGAAGGTGTTCGGCTTCGACGGCACCGCCGACGGTCTCAAGGCGATCAAGGAGGGCAAGATGGTCGGCTCCATCGCCCAGCAGCCCAAGGAGCTCGGCAAGACGGCCGTGCAGATGGCGCTCAAGGCAGCCAACAAGGAGTCCGTCGAGAAGGCCGTGCCGGTCCCGGTCAAGAGCGTGACCTCGGCCAACGTGGCCGAGTACCTCAAGTGA
- a CDS encoding ABC transporter permease, which translates to MPTNTPAAATNAPAPSARRGRARATDFLADNGALVGLALVCLVMFIATPTFLTTQNLLNVGVQAAVTAILAFGMTFVIVTAGIDLSVGSVAALSSICAGWAVTSGGMPGWLALIVGPLVGLAAGLVSGAAVAYGKLPAFIATLAMLSVARGLALVVSGGRPIEMPAAVSWLGSDLGPVPVPILVLVVAALVTAFVLNRTVFGRSLYAIGGNEEAARLAGLPVKRTTAAVYALSGLFAGIAGLVLAGRLASAQPQAASGYELDAIAAVVIGGASLSGGVGKASGTLVGALVLAVIRNGLNLLNVTAFWQQVVIGLVIALAVGIDVLRQKR; encoded by the coding sequence GTGCCCACTAACACGCCAGCAGCGGCCACCAACGCGCCCGCCCCGTCGGCACGCCGCGGTCGCGCCCGTGCCACCGACTTCCTCGCCGACAACGGCGCGCTGGTCGGCCTTGCCCTGGTCTGCCTCGTGATGTTCATCGCGACGCCGACCTTCCTCACCACCCAGAATCTCTTGAACGTCGGCGTGCAGGCAGCGGTCACCGCCATCCTCGCCTTCGGCATGACCTTCGTGATCGTGACCGCCGGGATCGACCTGTCCGTCGGCTCGGTGGCCGCCCTGTCGTCGATCTGTGCCGGCTGGGCCGTCACCAGCGGCGGGATGCCGGGCTGGCTCGCCCTGATCGTCGGACCGCTCGTCGGTCTCGCGGCGGGCCTGGTCTCCGGGGCGGCCGTGGCCTACGGCAAGCTGCCGGCCTTCATCGCCACCCTCGCGATGCTCTCCGTCGCTCGCGGTCTGGCCCTCGTGGTGTCCGGCGGACGGCCGATCGAGATGCCCGCCGCCGTCTCGTGGCTCGGCAGCGACCTCGGACCCGTGCCCGTCCCGATCCTCGTGCTCGTCGTGGCGGCGCTCGTGACGGCGTTCGTGCTCAACCGGACGGTCTTCGGCCGCTCCCTCTACGCCATCGGCGGCAACGAAGAGGCTGCCCGGCTCGCCGGGCTGCCGGTGAAGCGCACCACCGCAGCGGTGTACGCCCTGTCCGGCCTCTTCGCAGGGATCGCGGGCCTGGTCCTCGCCGGGCGACTCGCCTCCGCCCAGCCCCAAGCCGCCAGCGGATACGAGCTCGACGCGATCGCCGCGGTGGTCATCGGGGGCGCCAGCCTGTCCGGTGGCGTCGGCAAGGCGTCGGGCACCCTCGTCGGCGCCCTCGTCCTCGCCGTCATCCGCAACGGCCTCAACCTGCTCAACGTCACGGCCTTCTGGCAGCAGGTCGTCATCGGCCTCGTGATCGCCCTGGCCGTCGGCATCGACGTCCTGCGCCAGAAGCGGTGA
- a CDS encoding LacI family DNA-binding transcriptional regulator: MATLRDVAQAAGVSPATASRALAGGGSVSHAAKERVAKAAADLGYQVNVLARGLRTQRTHTIGLLLPDVRNPFFTELAYHVDKVAAEHGLTVMIGNADEQTEQQDRYLDVLVRHQVDGIIAVPQGEASEVLRRTAASMPTVFMDRDPGVPGTPTVTSDNRAGMSALVDHLVGLGRRRIGVVAGPQSTSTGRERLLAIVDRLAEHGIELEHDQIVEGDFQLDSGVLATERLLRRAALDAIVAADNLMAMGAFMVLRRHGIQVGVDMALACVDDIEWFELVDPALTVVAQDIAGLGEAAVTSLVHQIDHQPAPSAVVPMRLIARASCGERQPSGIRPEDKEGAHG; this comes from the coding sequence ATGGCGACGCTGCGGGACGTGGCGCAGGCAGCGGGGGTGTCCCCGGCCACGGCCTCGCGCGCTCTCGCCGGTGGCGGCTCGGTCAGCCACGCGGCCAAGGAGCGCGTGGCGAAGGCGGCCGCCGACCTCGGCTACCAGGTCAACGTCCTCGCCCGAGGACTGCGGACGCAGCGCACCCACACCATCGGCCTGCTGCTCCCGGACGTGCGCAACCCCTTCTTCACCGAGCTGGCCTACCACGTGGACAAGGTTGCGGCCGAGCACGGGCTGACGGTCATGATCGGCAACGCCGACGAGCAGACCGAGCAGCAGGATCGCTACCTCGATGTCCTCGTCCGCCACCAGGTCGACGGCATCATCGCGGTCCCTCAAGGCGAGGCGAGCGAGGTCCTGCGACGGACCGCGGCGAGCATGCCGACGGTGTTCATGGACCGCGACCCGGGGGTGCCTGGGACGCCGACCGTGACCAGCGACAACCGCGCGGGCATGAGCGCCCTGGTCGACCACCTCGTGGGGCTGGGGCGTCGCAGGATCGGTGTCGTCGCCGGTCCCCAGTCGACGAGCACCGGCCGCGAGCGGCTCCTGGCCATCGTGGACCGGCTCGCCGAGCACGGGATCGAGCTGGAGCACGACCAGATCGTGGAGGGGGATTTCCAGCTCGACAGCGGGGTCCTCGCGACCGAGCGACTGCTCCGTCGCGCCGCCCTCGACGCGATCGTCGCGGCCGACAATCTCATGGCCATGGGCGCCTTCATGGTGCTCCGTCGCCACGGCATCCAGGTAGGGGTCGACATGGCCCTCGCCTGCGTGGACGACATCGAGTGGTTCGAGCTGGTCGACCCGGCCCTCACCGTCGTCGCCCAGGACATCGCCGGACTCGGGGAGGCCGCGGTCACCAGCCTGGTGCACCAGATAGATCACCAGCCGGCGCCGTCCGCAGTCGTCCCGATGCGGCTCATCGCGCGGGCGTCCTGCGGCGAGCGGCAGCCGAGCGGCATACGACCTGAAGACAAGGAGGGGGCGCATGGGTGA
- a CDS encoding sugar ABC transporter ATP-binding protein → MGDVVLQLEGVSKSFAGVPALRDVDLEVRAGEVHVLLGENGAGKSTLIKMIAGVHEPDGGRILVDGNEVRIPDTRAAERLGIATIHQELNLVPTLSVAENLTLGRTPRKHGLVDRAAMRRIAREAVARVGLDVDVDRPVGTLGIARQQLVEIARALSQDARILILDEPTAALTRTETDVLFDIVRELREAGVAMVFISHHLDEIEEIGDRITVLRDGAYVDTVAGGTGEPELVRLMVGRSIDDLYPRRVSELGETLLSVENLTSPGLFEDISFQVRAGEVVGLAGLVGAGRTEVLRAIAGADRYDGGTVTVGGRPLPQHDVAAAVRAGVGLVPEDRKSSGLVLGASIVDNLGYATLRSSSKGGLEDRGGQRRRGTEVADTLRLRRASMDQAVKGLSGGNQQKVVFGRWFMAGSRVLLLDEPTRGVDVGAKVEIYELINTITSNGGAVVLASSELPEVISMSDRVLVMARGRLTGELPAAEATQDAVMSLAVKEVESTRAH, encoded by the coding sequence ATGGGTGACGTGGTGCTCCAGCTGGAGGGTGTGAGCAAGTCCTTCGCGGGCGTGCCCGCGCTGCGGGACGTGGACCTGGAGGTGCGCGCCGGTGAGGTGCACGTCCTCCTCGGCGAGAACGGCGCCGGCAAGTCCACGCTCATCAAGATGATCGCCGGCGTGCACGAGCCGGACGGCGGACGGATCCTGGTCGACGGCAACGAGGTCCGCATCCCAGACACCAGGGCGGCGGAGCGGCTGGGGATCGCCACGATCCACCAGGAGCTCAACCTCGTCCCGACCCTGTCGGTGGCCGAGAACCTCACCCTCGGGCGCACGCCCCGCAAGCACGGCCTCGTCGACCGCGCCGCCATGCGCCGGATCGCGCGCGAGGCCGTGGCCCGCGTCGGCCTCGACGTCGACGTCGACCGGCCTGTCGGGACCCTCGGCATCGCCCGCCAGCAGCTCGTCGAGATCGCCAGGGCGCTCTCGCAGGACGCCCGCATCCTGATCCTGGACGAGCCGACCGCGGCGCTCACCCGCACCGAGACCGACGTCCTCTTCGACATCGTGCGCGAGCTGCGCGAGGCCGGAGTCGCCATGGTCTTCATCAGCCACCACCTCGACGAGATCGAGGAGATCGGCGACCGCATCACCGTCCTGCGCGACGGCGCCTATGTCGACACCGTCGCGGGTGGCACCGGCGAGCCCGAGCTGGTCCGGCTGATGGTCGGTCGCAGCATCGACGATCTCTATCCGCGTCGCGTCAGCGAGCTCGGGGAGACTCTCCTGTCGGTCGAGAACCTCACCAGCCCAGGGCTCTTCGAGGACATCAGCTTCCAGGTCCGCGCCGGTGAGGTGGTGGGTCTGGCCGGTCTGGTGGGTGCCGGGCGCACGGAGGTGCTCCGGGCGATCGCTGGTGCTGACCGGTATGACGGCGGCACGGTGACCGTGGGCGGCCGCCCCCTGCCGCAGCACGACGTGGCCGCCGCGGTCCGGGCCGGCGTGGGTCTGGTGCCCGAGGACCGCAAGTCCTCCGGCCTCGTCCTCGGGGCGTCCATCGTCGACAACCTCGGATACGCGACGCTGCGCTCCTCGTCGAAGGGCGGCCTGGAGGACCGGGGCGGGCAACGCCGTCGAGGCACCGAGGTCGCCGACACGCTCCGGCTGCGCCGCGCCTCCATGGACCAGGCCGTCAAGGGCCTGTCCGGCGGCAACCAGCAGAAGGTGGTCTTCGGGCGGTGGTTCATGGCCGGGTCCCGGGTCCTGCTGCTCGACGAGCCGACCCGCGGCGTCGACGTGGGCGCCAAGGTCGAGATCTACGAGCTCATCAACACCATCACCAGCAACGGCGGCGCCGTCGTCCTCGCGAGCAGCGAGCTCCCCGAGGTCATCTCGATGAGCGACCGCGTCCTCGTCATGGCGCGCGGCCGCCTCACGGGCGAGCTGCCCGCCGCCGAAGCAACCCAAGACGCGGTCATGTCCCTGGCCGTCAAGGAGGTCGAGTCCACCCGTGCCCACTAA
- a CDS encoding MFS transporter gives MSTAARTAADPMTQRPTRKRYLIMVMLFVTVVINYLDRSNLSVAAPGIAKDLHLTTFQQGLILSAFGWTYAAAQIPGGWLVDRVPPRILYPAALILWSLATCLMGVVGSFVGLIVLRLAVGAFEAPAYPINNKVVTAWFPERERAGAIGFYTSGQFVGLAMLTPVLLWLQTTFGWHMIFVVTGLVGIVWGVVWFVVYRGPRDFRGTNQAELDHIAAGGGLIEVDQEGKAKEPFRWSDLGVVLTKRKLWGVYLGQFCLTSTLWFFLTWFPTYLVKYRGMDFIKSGFLASLPFLAAFVGVLFSGVLSDWMIRRGASLGTARKVPIITGLLISIAMIGANYTDSTTLVIVFLAIAFFGNGLASITWSLVSALAPARLLGLTGGVFNFIGNLSSIATPLIIGALVTETDFTPALVYVAVLSALGALSYLLLVGRVERIEC, from the coding sequence ATGAGCACCGCCGCCCGCACCGCTGCCGACCCCATGACCCAGCGCCCCACGAGGAAGCGCTACCTGATCATGGTGATGCTGTTCGTCACCGTGGTGATCAACTACCTCGACCGCAGCAACCTGTCCGTCGCCGCGCCGGGGATCGCGAAGGACCTGCACCTGACGACCTTCCAGCAGGGCCTGATCCTTTCGGCCTTCGGCTGGACCTATGCCGCCGCGCAGATCCCCGGCGGGTGGCTGGTCGACCGCGTCCCGCCGCGGATCCTGTATCCCGCCGCCCTCATCCTGTGGTCGCTGGCCACCTGCCTGATGGGCGTGGTCGGGAGCTTCGTGGGGCTGATCGTCCTGCGGCTCGCCGTGGGGGCCTTCGAGGCACCGGCCTACCCGATCAACAACAAGGTCGTCACGGCGTGGTTCCCTGAGCGGGAGCGCGCCGGCGCCATCGGCTTCTACACCTCCGGCCAGTTCGTCGGGCTCGCCATGCTGACGCCCGTGCTGCTCTGGCTGCAGACGACCTTCGGCTGGCACATGATCTTCGTCGTCACCGGCCTGGTCGGGATCGTCTGGGGCGTCGTGTGGTTCGTCGTCTACCGCGGGCCGCGCGACTTCCGCGGCACCAACCAGGCCGAGCTCGACCACATCGCGGCGGGCGGCGGGCTGATCGAGGTCGACCAAGAGGGCAAGGCTAAGGAGCCCTTCCGGTGGAGCGACCTCGGGGTGGTGCTCACCAAGCGCAAGCTGTGGGGCGTCTACCTCGGCCAGTTCTGCCTCACGTCCACGCTGTGGTTCTTCCTCACCTGGTTCCCCACCTACCTGGTGAAGTACCGCGGCATGGACTTCATCAAGTCCGGCTTCCTCGCGTCGCTGCCCTTCCTGGCCGCCTTCGTCGGCGTGCTGTTCTCCGGAGTGCTGTCCGACTGGATGATCCGTCGTGGTGCCTCCCTCGGCACCGCCCGCAAGGTGCCGATCATCACGGGCCTGCTGATCTCGATCGCCATGATCGGAGCCAACTACACCGACAGCACGACGCTGGTGATCGTCTTCCTCGCGATCGCGTTCTTCGGCAACGGGCTCGCCTCCATCACCTGGTCGCTGGTCTCCGCCCTGGCGCCGGCCCGGCTGCTCGGGCTGACCGGTGGTGTCTTCAACTTCATCGGCAACCTGTCCTCCATCGCCACGCCTCTGATCATCGGTGCGCTGGTCACCGAGACCGACTTCACGCCCGCACTGGTCTATGTCGCCGTGCTGTCCGCTCTGGGGGCGCTGTCCTACCTGCTGCTCGTTGGCAGGGTGGAGCGCATCGAGTGCTGA